One Micromonospora craniellae genomic region harbors:
- the gcvT gene encoding glycine cleavage system aminomethyltransferase GcvT has product MTDVTTDAAETRLRRSPLAERHSVLGAKFAPFGGWEMPLEYAGGGVLREHTAVRTEVGVFDVSHLGKVRVTGPGAAAFVNACLSNDLGRIGPGRAQYTLCCDEATGGVVDDIIAYLYADDHVFLIPNAANTAEVVRRLRAAAPEQVTVTDEHEAYTVLAVQGPRSAALLAGLGLPTDHGYMSFSPATLDGVALTVCRTGYTGELGFELVVPAADAVTVWDALFAAEPAPRACGLAARDTLRTEMGYPLHGQDLSLQISPVQARSGWAVGWDKPAFWGRDALLAEKIAGPARTLRGLEAVDRAIPRPGMAVFHGDTRVGTVTSGTFSPTRKQGIALALVDTAPALPDGTELHVDVRGRRLPVRLTRPPFVDPSVK; this is encoded by the coding sequence ATGACCGACGTGACCACCGACGCCGCCGAAACCCGGCTGCGCCGCTCTCCGCTGGCCGAGCGACACTCCGTACTCGGCGCCAAGTTCGCCCCGTTCGGTGGCTGGGAGATGCCGCTGGAGTACGCCGGCGGCGGGGTGCTGCGGGAACACACCGCGGTGCGTACCGAGGTCGGCGTGTTCGACGTCTCGCACCTGGGCAAGGTGCGGGTGACCGGGCCGGGCGCGGCGGCGTTCGTCAACGCCTGCCTCAGCAACGACCTGGGGCGGATCGGTCCCGGCCGGGCGCAGTACACGCTCTGCTGCGACGAGGCCACCGGCGGCGTGGTGGACGACATCATCGCCTACCTGTACGCCGACGACCACGTCTTCCTGATCCCGAACGCCGCGAACACCGCCGAGGTGGTGCGCCGGCTGCGCGCCGCCGCGCCGGAGCAGGTCACGGTCACCGACGAGCACGAGGCGTACACGGTGCTGGCGGTGCAGGGACCGCGTTCGGCGGCGCTGCTGGCCGGGCTGGGCCTGCCCACCGACCACGGCTACATGAGCTTCTCGCCGGCCACCCTCGACGGCGTCGCGCTGACCGTGTGCCGCACCGGCTACACCGGTGAGCTGGGCTTCGAACTGGTCGTCCCGGCGGCCGACGCGGTGACCGTCTGGGACGCGCTGTTCGCCGCCGAGCCCGCGCCGCGCGCCTGTGGGCTGGCCGCCCGGGACACCCTGCGCACCGAGATGGGGTACCCGCTGCACGGGCAGGACCTGTCGCTTCAGATCAGCCCGGTGCAGGCCCGGTCCGGCTGGGCGGTGGGCTGGGACAAGCCGGCCTTCTGGGGCCGCGACGCGCTGCTCGCGGAGAAGATCGCCGGTCCGGCGCGTACGCTGCGCGGCCTGGAGGCCGTCGACCGGGCCATCCCGCGCCCCGGCATGGCGGTGTTCCACGGCGACACCCGGGTCGGCACGGTCACCAGCGGCACGTTCAGCCCGACCCGCAAGCAGGGCATCGCCCTCGCGCTGGTCGACACCGCCCCGGCCCTGCCGGACGGCACCGAACTGCACGTCGACGTCCGTGGTCGCCGCCTGCCGGTCCGGCTGACCCGACCGCCCTTCGTCGACCCGTCGGTGAAGTGA
- a CDS encoding DUF2314 domain-containing protein: MLITDDFLPVPVPESLTATYLAPTVGLPSVTARTAVRGLAGRLAEPVHGLAVQMLDSPLMSVDIRPIGEFPELPPDLLTAFGATEAQLDRLAAASHLVVVQAEYRPGWPPAHEWAARAVAAAVAEEVGGDVVDVFGLQFLDPAAALRSLPDAEGRVRLVDWVLVPYSSDAEGLWFTTKGLRRFGLLELQTQGVPDHLTRAWGAVMTGAARRLLRNWTDGLAGEEVPAFVPLPVLATVTGHDIAVAYGNPEQHGATAPVLLRLELDPATDPDADSFLSLRPPAGHPGPDGRYFAAACGTLFAGIQPDVRYARSGDAMSRAVATARAGLGDIRARFRAGQLPPQTQLVVKYGLPGDDGPEYVWAGVTSWDTPERIVGASASDANTDPSVRIGSPVVVEAADVVDWAVLDTSGVVEGGWTQAVLDAGEPPRS; this comes from the coding sequence ATGCTCATCACCGACGACTTCCTGCCCGTACCGGTCCCGGAGTCGCTCACCGCGACGTACCTGGCGCCGACGGTGGGGCTGCCGTCGGTGACCGCCCGCACGGCGGTTCGCGGGCTGGCCGGTCGGTTGGCCGAGCCGGTGCACGGGCTGGCCGTGCAGATGCTGGACAGCCCGCTGATGAGCGTCGACATCCGCCCGATCGGCGAGTTCCCCGAGCTGCCGCCGGACCTGCTCACCGCGTTCGGGGCCACCGAGGCGCAGCTCGACCGGCTGGCCGCCGCGAGTCACCTGGTGGTGGTGCAGGCCGAGTACCGGCCGGGCTGGCCGCCGGCCCACGAGTGGGCGGCCCGGGCGGTGGCCGCCGCGGTGGCCGAGGAGGTCGGCGGCGACGTGGTCGACGTGTTCGGGTTGCAGTTCCTGGACCCGGCGGCGGCCCTGCGGTCGCTGCCGGACGCCGAGGGCCGGGTCCGGCTGGTCGACTGGGTGCTGGTGCCGTACTCCTCGGACGCCGAGGGGCTCTGGTTCACCACCAAGGGGTTGCGCCGCTTCGGCCTGCTGGAGTTGCAGACCCAGGGCGTGCCGGACCACCTCACCCGGGCCTGGGGCGCGGTGATGACCGGCGCCGCGCGCCGGCTGCTGCGGAACTGGACCGACGGGCTGGCCGGCGAGGAGGTGCCGGCGTTCGTGCCGCTGCCGGTGCTGGCCACGGTCACCGGGCACGACATCGCAGTCGCCTACGGCAATCCGGAGCAGCACGGGGCGACCGCGCCGGTGCTCCTACGGCTGGAGTTGGACCCGGCCACCGACCCGGACGCCGACTCGTTCCTCAGCCTGCGCCCACCGGCCGGGCACCCCGGCCCGGACGGGCGCTACTTCGCCGCTGCCTGCGGCACCCTGTTCGCCGGCATCCAGCCCGACGTGCGGTACGCGCGATCGGGTGACGCGATGAGCCGGGCGGTCGCCACCGCCCGCGCCGGGCTGGGCGACATCCGGGCCCGTTTCCGCGCCGGCCAGCTCCCGCCGCAGACTCAGCTCGTGGTCAAGTACGGGCTGCCCGGTGACGACGGTCCGGAGTACGTGTGGGCCGGGGTGACCTCGTGGGACACACCGGAACGGATCGTCGGCGCCAGCGCCAGCGACGCCAACACCGACCCGTCGGTCCGCATCGGCTCGCCGGTGGTGGTCGAGGCCGCCGACGTCGTCGACTGGGCCGTGCTGGACACCTCCGGCGTCGTCGAGGGCGGCTGGACCCAGGCCGTCCTGGACGCCGGCGAACCGCCCCGCTCCTGA